A stretch of DNA from Gimesia chilikensis:
GCACGACGATATGCGGTTGTTCCTGCTCGATCAGAGACAGCACCGCTTCAGCGTTCTGGTTTTCCTGATAGACATTCGCCGTCATAATCCGCAGGCGGGTTTGCGGATCAGCAGACTCTGCCCACTCCACTTCATGGGGGGCGAAAGGCAGGTAGGGAAAGATCCAGAATAATTGAATGCTGCAGCTGATTGTCAGTAGGAAAACCCCTGTTTTTGCAGCAGTTTTATGCCAGAAGGGGAAGAGTACCAGCATGACGACGACATAAGCAAACAGCAGTTGTACGCGGGGAAAATCGCCGATGCGGACCCACCACCAGTCAACGGGAAGCAAGGGAAGCAACGCGGTCAACACCGCGACGCCGGCCAACAGGATGACGCACCGGTAAACCCACTTGCGAACGGGCGATTCCGTCGAGCTGCCAGAATGCTCTTCAGTTATTGTTTCGGTTGGGACCAATTTTTGATCTCCCTGTTGCTGGAAGACAATCATGCGTACTCGGGTTTACGATGCAGCGGCTGCGCGTTCCCGGGTATTCACATTGACGTTATCACTATGGTATAGCAATTCTGCCCCGACGACGTTCTCAAAAAACTCCGCTTCCAGTTTGACATCGGGATCTTCGGAATGCAGCACGGAAATGTCTCCCGTTGTTTCAAAGACGACAGCCAGAACATGTTCATAGTTCAGGGCGTTGGCTGCGCGGAGTTTCCCATACACGTCCGTCCGGGTGACGTTTGCTTTGCGAAGATTTTCTTCCACCATGGACCCGCCATGCATTAAGAGTAACGGTTGATTATCGATGAGTCGGCTGAACCAGTGAAATTTCTTTCTCGAGATTGCCAGCAGCCATTGCCCGACAAACAGCGTTGCCATTGCCGTCAGACTGATTACCAATGTGGGGTTCGCTGATGAGATCGTGGACGCAAAGATGGAACCGACGGCCAGAGTCATCGCAAAATCACCTGCCGACATTTTTGAGAAGCTTCTCAAGCCGGTAAAACGGGTATAGGCGATGATCACAGTATAAGTAATGAAACACGACAGCAGGACCATGGGAATTTCAGTCCACTGTGAAGTAACCCATTTTTCGAACATGGTTCTCGCTTTTCTGAGCTGAAACAGGGTGGAAATACAAAACGGATCTGTGACTCAGACTAAGCAGATTACGTGCCAAACTGATTTGGCTGCCATTCAGCGGTCAGTTGGATTCACTGTTCATAGACATAGGAAATCCGTTCGTTCTTGGTCTTTCCTTTGACGGTCCAGTCCAGATGCAGTGATTCGTTTTCGAGGTGCAGTGTGGCCGTATAGAGGTCTTCGCTGCAGACATGCGGCTCGATGGAATCCCAGCGATCGGCTGCGGTCTGTTGCAGATCAAACAGATACACCGGATTCGCATTTCCAAAACGCAAGTGCTCCAGCCGCAACTGTTTCTGTTCCGGATAGGCACACCAGCGATAGACATTTGTAAAACGCAGCGACTTTCCTTCCGGCGGTGACCAGTTTCCGGCTTCGTGAAAGAGCAGCGTCTGGTCATCGATTGATTCAACTAATACCGTGCCAACCCCCGTACCATTCCAGCCGCTACCGGAACCAAAGGATTGAGCCGTGAACGTCAACGAGTTAATTGATGACAGACGACTCCAGAGTTCTGACAGGTTGAGGTCGGCAGGCATTGGGAATAAAATCCTCAGCTGGATCAAGGGATGGTGGCGGTTATGAATCGATCAGGAAGTCGGGTATTCCTTTGAGATCATTGCAGAGAGCGTTGGACTCCGTCTCATCCAGATCTGTCAGCATGGTTTTGGCTCGGATGAACACCCGGCGGAGGACCTCGCACTGCTCGGTGTGCAGCCGCCAGTACGACTCAGGGACAGAGAGTACCGCGTTCAGCAGATCACCGGCGTAAAAGTGTCCCTCAGACAGCGGATCTTGATCAAGAGTTTCCAGTGCCAGTGGAACGAGGAAAAACAGACTGATCTTCTGGCCGATCATCATTCGCAGATTTTCGGTGGTGAAGTCTTGCAGGGGGACGCGTCGTAACCACATGCAGGTTTTGATCAGGCTGGAATCGGAGACCTCCGGTTCTCCCCAGTCTTCGCCTTCAAGTTCCTGCAGGCTTTTGCGACGGTCGAAGTTTATGTTCATCATTTCCTGCATTTACGAATAAAATTCGGCAGAAGCCAGCTTGCCGAATTCCAAAATCTACCCACGTTCAGTCAGTTTATCCCCGGCAACGGCAGTGAAAACGAACATCTTCTGTAAAACTGTGAGGTCCCCAGCCTTCATTAACGTAGCTGCTGCAGGTGAAGTGTTCAAACACCGTTTCAGAGAAATGGACCGATTTCTGATGACAACAAAGCCCCCAGTCCGCATTCCAGGGAGCAAAGAAAGCACAGCCACCACACTGAAATCCATTCTCATAGAGCTGGAGGCTTTCCGGATTAGCGGGCCAGTTTTCAGCATACTGTTGCGCAGATTTCTCGTTAGAGAATTCATTGATCACAAGCTTGTTTCGATTCATGGTATTCTCGCTGGCGGTTTTTGATGGAGCCTCTCTCTGAACTTGGAAGCTGTCGCTTTAAGCTCAGAGGAGACACAATCTGGAACTACGGGTTCGATTCTGCTGACCGGAAACCGCTCAGGGCTGCTGCCACCTGTGTAGCATTTCCCACAAATCCCAGGCCCGTCAGAACCTGCGCCAGCTGTTCTTTGAATCGGTTCAGTTCCTCCTCGGCAGCTGTGATGGCATTTCGTAGATCAGCGGGATCGACCATCCAGCGCGCCTCCGGATCATCAGACTCGTGCAGGTCACTCAGAACCAGCCAGGGCTGCTGAAATTTCACGGACAACCAGGGATGTCCGATCCACAGCATCTCCCAGGAGAGGCCTGTGTATCCGGCTGCGGTCTGCCAGCTTTCGAGATTACTGAGATCACTGCAGCAGGTGGGCAGGACGAGGATCCCATGCCGGTAAGCACTTAAAGCGAGACCTCCGCTCAAGATTGGTCGGGAATCAGCATCGTGCAGTTCCGCCAGCCCTCCGCAGTCTTCCAGGAAGACAGGCAGGGCTCGTGCCAGTTGTTCCGCGGTGATCTCAGAAGTGGCAACATAACAGGACCCGCGTTCAATGGGATTGAGTCCTTTGACGCCGGAGTCTGCCAGACAGCTCTTCCAGTATGGTTCCCATTCTGTGCACGCAGCTCCGCCATCGGGCATCTTACGGTCTTGCCTGGAAAAGTCCGTCGGAAAGAATTCAATGACCGGTGTCAGCTTGATTCCGTTTAATTCGATCAGGTTTGTCAAGTGCGATTCCTCTGTCATTCCGCAGCAACTCCCCACGGCCCTTCATCTCTAAAATGACAGACGCTCCCGCTGATCTGAACCGGATTGCATCGGACTCCTATTGTCGTCAGACTTTCTACTAACTGCTGCACGACTTGCCGAAGCTGCATTTCATTCTGGGCAACAATTCGCCATTGGCAGGTGTCTGGGTGCTCCTCATCACCGTTGTAAAGGAATGAAACAGCGACACCTTGCCCCAGGTCATGCCGAGTGAGTTCGCTTGGCCTGCTGGTCGCATCCGCGACAACTTCAGATAGCTCCCGGGTTTTGAATATTCTCATTACCGACTCCATTGCCGGATCCAGTTAATTATTGTGTCGGTAATTTCCAGCCAGCCATGACGGCGAAGCCGAACCTCCTAAAAAATGTATCGCACCGAGACAGCCCCGCCTCAACGAAACGCGCGAGATGCCAGTCGATGGTCGCGTATTGATCAATAGACATTCTCTGCAGGGCTGCAGTCCACTCCACATCGTCTGTTCCCAGTTCGCGCGCCTGTTCCTCATGCATTGCCCGATAAACGTCAGTGTGCCAGGGTGTCGGACCTGCTACCTGATCGGCGTTGATAAATATGCCATCGCTGATCAGTGCCTCGGAGACGCGATGAAAAAGACGGGCCTTTTTCTCGTCGGATAAGTGATGAATTGCCAGACTTGAAATGATTGCATCAAACGGGCCGGCTGGTAACGCTTCATCGAATGAGCCTTGTACCGCTGTGATGGAATACTTTTGCAGTCGAGTCTGTGCGACGTCGAGCATTTCTGCAGACTGGTCTAACAGAGTCATTTCAGCGGAGGGTGAGCGGCTCAGAATGAACTCGGAGAGAATACCGGTACCGCAGCCCAGGTCGAGGATCCGAGCCCCCTCGGGTATCGTCATCTCGACGAGTGTTGCAGCAGTTCCATAAAACGCGTCAAAGTCAGGCACGAGCCGCCTTCGCGGTTCATCATATGTTTGGGGATTCCAGGTTGATTGATGGTCCATTTTTTTCACAAATTCAGGTTAGAAGAAGCGAAAACTCGCAAGTTGCAGGAGAGACACTGGTTTCTATATTGTTCCTCGCAGAGATTTCAGTATCCATTATCACATGTTTTACTCAGGTGTA
This window harbors:
- a CDS encoding class I SAM-dependent methyltransferase, translated to MDHQSTWNPQTYDEPRRRLVPDFDAFYGTAATLVEMTIPEGARILDLGCGTGILSEFILSRSPSAEMTLLDQSAEMLDVAQTRLQKYSITAVQGSFDEALPAGPFDAIISSLAIHHLSDEKKARLFHRVSEALISDGIFINADQVAGPTPWHTDVYRAMHEEQARELGTDDVEWTAALQRMSIDQYATIDWHLARFVEAGLSRCDTFFRRFGFAVMAGWKLPTQ
- a CDS encoding DUF421 domain-containing protein; the protein is MFEKWVTSQWTEIPMVLLSCFITYTVIIAYTRFTGLRSFSKMSAGDFAMTLAVGSIFASTISSANPTLVISLTAMATLFVGQWLLAISRKKFHWFSRLIDNQPLLLMHGGSMVEENLRKANVTRTDVYGKLRAANALNYEHVLAVVFETTGDISVLHSEDPDVKLEAEFFENVVGAELLYHSDNVNVNTRERAAAAS
- a CDS encoding DUF6314 family protein; amino-acid sequence: MPADLNLSELWSRLSSINSLTFTAQSFGSGSGWNGTGVGTVLVESIDDQTLLFHEAGNWSPPEGKSLRFTNVYRWCAYPEQKQLRLEHLRFGNANPVYLFDLQQTAADRWDSIEPHVCSEDLYTATLHLENESLHLDWTVKGKTKNERISYVYEQ
- a CDS encoding contact-dependent growth inhibition system immunity protein translates to MMNINFDRRKSLQELEGEDWGEPEVSDSSLIKTCMWLRRVPLQDFTTENLRMMIGQKISLFFLVPLALETLDQDPLSEGHFYAGDLLNAVLSVPESYWRLHTEQCEVLRRVFIRAKTMLTDLDETESNALCNDLKGIPDFLIDS